From one Triticum urartu cultivar G1812 chromosome 3, Tu2.1, whole genome shotgun sequence genomic stretch:
- the LOC125544504 gene encoding uncharacterized protein LOC125544504: MDAAAAEKEADAGGPRKKPAAGKRWGGEDDARGRDASPAAPREDAGQDGALAECAVSCCVFCACLPVAVLCCVARAPVRAARRCWRLRWRRRPARRLAPGGSSSFSDAELGDLRQGRVRTMADEDSGRAGSPASPRQPPPREDRRR, encoded by the coding sequence ATGGACGCCGCCGCTGCCGAGAAGGAGGCGGACGCCGGCGGGCCGCGCAAGAAGCCGGCCGCCGGGAAGCGGTGGGGCGGCGAGGACGACGCGCGGGGGCGCGACGCGTCGCCGGCGGCGCCGCGCGAGGACGCCGGGCAGGACGGGGCGCTGGCGGAGTGCGCCGTCTCGTGCTGCGTCTTCTGCGCGTGCCTGCCGGTGGCCGTGCTCTGCTGCGTGGCGCGCGCGCCCGTCCGCGCCGCGCGCCGGTGCTGGCGgctgaggtggcggcggcggccggcgcggcGCCTCGCGCCGGGCGGGTCGTCGTCCTTCTCCGACGCCGAGCTCGGGGACCTCCGGCAGGGGCGGGTGCGGACAATGGCGGACGAGGACAGCGGCCGGGCCGGATCGCCGGCGTCCCCGCGGCAACCGCCCCCTCGCGAGGACCGGAGGAGATAG